A stretch of the Vigna radiata var. radiata cultivar VC1973A chromosome 7, Vradiata_ver6, whole genome shotgun sequence genome encodes the following:
- the LOC106767731 gene encoding putative pectate lyase 2 isoform X1, translating into MATSTTPLLLSCFMVHLASTFVFAHSTGNNYYNNTPQPLSKYIPKKPLLNVIDSCWRARPNWSSNRQALADCAIGFGKEATGGKYGAIYHVFDPSDDPANPKPGTLRYGAIQNDPLWIIFDKDMVITLKNELIMSSNKTIDGRGAKVEIADGPCVTISNVSHVIIHGISIHDCEPAKPGLNTPDHVGHRLGSDGDAISIIDSTNVWIDHCFLARSTDGLIDVIRASTAITISNNYFTQHDKVMLLGHSDQFTKDKIMKVTIAFNQFASGLTERMPRVRFGYAHVVNNKYDEWKMYAIGGSANPTILSEGNFYVAPNDPNAKQVTKREVKENWKSWKWRSSKDLFFNDAYFVPSGVGSCAPNYSPTQYFAAAPAYMVPAITLNAGPTYCTVGRAC; encoded by the exons ATGGCCACGTCAACCACACCCCTCCTACTTTCATGCTTCATGGTACACCTTGCTTCAACCTTTGTTTTTGCTCATTCAACAGGCAACAACTACTACAACAACACTCCCCAACCTCTGTCAAAGTACATTCCTAAGAAACCATTGCTCAATGTGATAGACTCTTGCTGGAGGGCCAGACCAAATTGGAGCTCAAATCGCCAAGCCTTGGCTGATTGTGCAATTGGCTTTGGCAAAGAGGCCACAGGAGGCAAATATGGTGCAATATACCATGTCTTTGATCCCTCTGATGACCCTGCAAACCCAAAACCAGGCACACTTCGTTATGGTGCAATCCAAAATGACCCACTCTGGATCATTTTCGACAAAGACATGGTCATTACACTGAAAAATGAGCTTATTATGAGTAGCAACAAGACCATTGATGGAAGAGGAGCAAAAGTGGAGATTGCTGATGGGCCTTGCGTTACAATATCAAATGTTAGCCATGTTATCATACATGGCATTAGCATCCATGATTGCGAACCGGCCAAGCCTGGCCTGAACACTCCTGACCATGTTGGCCATCGTTTAGGCTCCGATGGAGATGCCATCAGCATAATCGATTCCACCAATGTTTGGATTGATCATTGCTTTTTGGCTCGTTCCACCGATGGCCTGATTGATGTTATTCGTGCCTCAACCGCCATTACCATCTCTAACAATTACTTTACTCAGCACGACAAA GTTATGTTGCTAGGACACAGTGACCAATTCACAAAggataaaataatgaaagtgaCAATAGCCTTCAACCAGTTTGCCAGTGGCCTAACTGAGAGGATGCCAAG GGTAAGATTTGGTTATGCCCATGTGGTGAACAACAAATATGATGAGTGGAAAATGTATGCTATAGGCGGTAGTGCTAACCCAACCATTTTAAGTGAAGGGAATTTTTATGTAGCACCGAATGACCCAAATGCAAAACAGGTTACCAAGAGGGAAGTGAAGGAGAACTGGAAAAGTTGGAAATGGAGGTCTTCCAAGGACTTGTTTTTCAATGATGCTTATTTTGTACCCTCTGGAGTTGGAAGCTGTGCTCCAAATTACTCACCAACTCAATATTTTGCTGCTGCTCCAGCATACATGGTGCCTGCAATTACTCTCAATGCAGGCCCCACATATTGTACTGTTGGGAGAGCATGTTAG
- the LOC106767731 gene encoding putative pectate lyase 2 isoform X2 — translation MATSTTPLLLSCFMVHLASTFVFAHSTGNNYYNNTPQPLSKYIPKKPLLNVIDSCWRARPNWSSNRQALADCAIGFGKEATGGKYGAIYHVFDPSDDPANPKPGTLRYGAIQNDPLWIIFDKDMVITLKNELIMSSNKTIDGRGAKVEIADGPCVTISNVSHVIIHGISIHDCEPAKPGLNTPDHVGHRLGSDGDAISIIDSTNVWIDHCFLARSTDGLIDVIRASTAITISNNYFTQHDKVMLLGHSDQFTKDKIMKVTIAFNQFASGLTERMPRLPRGK, via the exons ATGGCCACGTCAACCACACCCCTCCTACTTTCATGCTTCATGGTACACCTTGCTTCAACCTTTGTTTTTGCTCATTCAACAGGCAACAACTACTACAACAACACTCCCCAACCTCTGTCAAAGTACATTCCTAAGAAACCATTGCTCAATGTGATAGACTCTTGCTGGAGGGCCAGACCAAATTGGAGCTCAAATCGCCAAGCCTTGGCTGATTGTGCAATTGGCTTTGGCAAAGAGGCCACAGGAGGCAAATATGGTGCAATATACCATGTCTTTGATCCCTCTGATGACCCTGCAAACCCAAAACCAGGCACACTTCGTTATGGTGCAATCCAAAATGACCCACTCTGGATCATTTTCGACAAAGACATGGTCATTACACTGAAAAATGAGCTTATTATGAGTAGCAACAAGACCATTGATGGAAGAGGAGCAAAAGTGGAGATTGCTGATGGGCCTTGCGTTACAATATCAAATGTTAGCCATGTTATCATACATGGCATTAGCATCCATGATTGCGAACCGGCCAAGCCTGGCCTGAACACTCCTGACCATGTTGGCCATCGTTTAGGCTCCGATGGAGATGCCATCAGCATAATCGATTCCACCAATGTTTGGATTGATCATTGCTTTTTGGCTCGTTCCACCGATGGCCTGATTGATGTTATTCGTGCCTCAACCGCCATTACCATCTCTAACAATTACTTTACTCAGCACGACAAA GTTATGTTGCTAGGACACAGTGACCAATTCACAAAggataaaataatgaaagtgaCAATAGCCTTCAACCAGTTTGCCAGTGGCCTAACTGAGAGGATGCCAAG GTTACCAAGAGGGAAGTGA
- the LOC106767679 gene encoding LEAF RUST 10 DISEASE-RESISTANCE LOCUS RECEPTOR-LIKE PROTEIN KINASE-like 2.7 yields the protein MGSRLSFKQKPMLLLVVIHSFFTLTRSQSTTCRTSCGDIPIEYPFGIDDGCGSPYYRYILVCSESGKLEVRTPSGRYLVHNVSYADPHILVTDPFMWNCEDGENYRPTRPFSLDTSTRFKLSPQNEYLFFNCSEDHVIVKPKSIFCERFPERCDSSCDSGSYLCRHMPGCSFPMSVSSCCSYFPRATESLRLMLKYCTSYTSVYWRNVGAPQPYHQIPDYGIRIDFDIPVTTRCLQCQDPSKGGGTCGFDTETQSFMCLCKEGNSTSHCKDFDAARHSRRVNVIAGTATAVSAAGAFGVGAGIWYLKKVRAKAPVTCGVQSNENRLF from the exons ATGGGATCGCGTCTTAGCTTCAAGCAAAAACCGATGTTATTACTAGTAGTCATTCACTCATTCTTCACCCTGACAAGGTCGCAGTCCACCACATGCAGAACTTCTTGTGGTGACATTCCCATCGAATACCCTTTTGGCATTGACGATGGGTGTGGAAGCCCCTACTACAGATACATTCTGGTGTGTTCTGAGTCGGGAAAGCTCGAAGTCAGAACCCCTTCTGGGAGATACCTCGTTCACAATGTTAGCTATGCTGATCCGCACATTCTGGTCACCGATCCATTCATGTGGAACTGTGAAGATGGTGAAAACTATCGCCCCACAAGGCCTTTCAGTTTGGACACCAGCACACGCTTCAAGCTTTCCCCTCAGAATGAGTACCTCTTCTTCAATTGCAGTGAAGATCACGTCATCGTTAAGCCAAAGTCAATCTTCTGCGAGCGCTTTCCCGAACGCTGTGATTCTTCCTGTGACAGTGGCAGCTACCTTTGCAGGCACATGCCAGGGTGCTCTTTCCCTATGAGTGTCAGCTCTTGCTGCTCTTACTTTCCAAGAGCAACCGAGTCCTTGAGGCTCATGCTCAAGTATTGTACTAGCTACACAAGTGTTTATTGGAGAAATGTTGGGGCTCCTCAACCTTATCATCAAATTCCTGATTATGGAATCAGAATTGATTTTGATATCCCTGTAACTACACGCTGCCTTCAGTGCCAGGATCCTTCCAAAGGAGGTGGAACTTGCGGATTTGACACTGAGACACAGAGTTTCATGTGCCTGTGTAAAGAAGGAAATTCCACTTCTCATTGTAAAG ATTTTGATGCTGCACGTCACAGTAGAAGGGTCAATGTGATTGCAg GGACTGCTACAGCTGTTTCGGCTGCAGGGGCATTTGGAGTTGGAGCTGGCATTTGGTACTTGAAGAAAGTGAGAGCTAAAGCACCAGTAACATGTGGAGTTCAAAGCAACGAGAATAGGCTTTTCTAA
- the LOC106768520 gene encoding aspartic proteinase: MGNYMNVISLCLFVTTLLFSAVSCAPNHGLRRIGLKKIKLDPNNRLAARIGSKDDSFRASIRKFHLQNNFGVTEETDIVGLKNYLDAQYYGEIAIGTSPQKFTVIFDTGSSNLWVPSSKCTFSLACYFHAKYRSSRSSTYRRNGTAAAIQYGTGAISGFFSYDNVRLGDIVVKNQEFIEATREPGLVFLAAKFDGILGLGFQEISVGKAVPVWYNMIEQGLIKEPVFSFWLNRKPEEEEGGEIVFGGVDPAHYKGNHTYVPVTRKGYWQFDMGDVLIGGKPTGYCAGGCAAIADSGTSLLAGPTAVITMINHAIGAAGVMSQECKTVVAEYGQTILNLLLAEAQPKKICSQIGLCTFDGTRGVDMGIESVVDENAKKSSGGLHDAACSACEMAVVWVQNQLSQNQTQDQILNYVNQLCDKVPSPMGESSVGCGDISSLPIVSFTIGGRTFDLRPEEYILKVGEGPVAQCISGFTAIDIAPPLGPLWILGDVFMGPYHTVFDFGNQRVGFADAA, from the exons ATGGGGAACTACATGAATGTGATCTCGTTGTGCTTGTTTGTGACAACCCTGTTGTTTTCTGCTGTGTCTTGTGCTCCCAATCATGGACTGCGTAGGATTGGGCTCAAGAAGATTAAATTGGACCCTAACAACAGGCTTGCTGCTCGAATTGGGTCCAAAGATGATTCTTTCCGGGCTTCTATTAGAAAGTTTCATCTTCAAAACAACTTTGGTGTCACTGAGGAAACCGATATTGTTGGCTTAAAGAATTACTTGGATGCTCAGTATTATGGTGAAATAGCCATTGGAACATCTCCTCAGAAGTTCACTGTCATTTTCGACACAGGCAGCTCTAATTTGTGGGTGCCATCATCCAAATGCACCTTTTCG CTTGCATGCTACTTCCATGCTAAGTACAGGTCTAGCAGATCAAGTACTTACAGGAGAAATG GAACTGCTGCTGCTATTCAATATGGTACTGGAGCAATTTCTGGTTTCTTTAGCTATGACAATGTTAGACTCGGTGACATAGTTGTAAAGAACCAG GAATTTATCGAAGCAACTAGGGAGCCAGGTCTTGTATTTTTGGCAGCCAAGTTTGATGGTATACTGGGACTTGGATTTCAAGAGATATCTGTTGGAAAGGCTGTTCCAGTGTG GTACAACATGATTGAACAAGGTCTTATTAAGGAACCAGTATTTTCATTTTGGTTAAACCGCAAACCAGAGGAAGAGGAAGGAGGTGAGATTGTTTTTGGAGGTGTTGACCCTGCTCACTATAAGGGAAATCATACTTATGTGCCTGTGACCAGAAAAGGATATTGGCag tttgaCATGGGAGATGTACTAATTGGTGGTAAACCCACTG GATATTGTGCCGGTGGGTGTGCAGCCATTGCAGACTCAGGGACTTCGCTGTTGGCTGGTCCAACG GCTGTAATAACTATGATAAACCATGCAATTGGAGCAGCTGGAGTTATGAGCCAAGAATGCAAGACCGTTGTTGCAGAGTATGGACAAACGATATTGAATTTGCTTTTGGCTGAA GCACAGCCGAAGAAGATCTGTTCTCAAATTGGATTGTGCACCTTTGATGGGACTCGTGGTGTTGA TATGGGCATAGAGAGCGTTGTGGATGAGAATGCAAAAAAATCATCTGGTGGTCTTCATGATGCGGCTTGTTCTGCGTGTGAGATGGCGGTTGTTTGGGTGCAGAACCAGCTCAGCCAAAATCAGACACAGGATCAGATACTAAACTACGTTAATCAG CTTTGCGATAAAGTGCCAAGCCCGATGGGAGAATCTTCTGTTGGCTGCGGGGATATCTCTTCATTACCTATAGTGTCTTTTACTATTGGTGGAAGAACTTTTGACCTTCGCCCAGAGGAG TACATACTCAAAGTGGGTGAAGGCCCCGTGGCTCAGTGCATTAGTGGCTTTACTGCAATAGATATTGCACCTCCTCTTGGCCCTCTCTG GATCCTTGGGGACGTCTTCATGGGGCCTTATCATACAGTATTTGATTTTGGTAATCAAAGAGTGGGATTTGCTGATGCAGCGTAA